The Streptococcus sp. oral taxon 431 nucleotide sequence GGTTGAACCAAGAGCACGATTCTTATAATGTGGAACTCCTACAAATCCCATACGACCGCCATTATGAAGGACACCCAGTGCTTGCTCAACAGCCGCCTCAGTACCAACACACTCAAGTGCTGCATCTGCTCCACCGCCAAGAATTTCACGCACCTTGGCAATGCCCTCTTCTCCTCGCTCAGCTACAACAGCTGTCGCTCCTGATTCCAAGGCCATTTTTTGACGATCTTCGTGACGACTCATGAGGATAATTTGTGAAGCGCCACGCATTTTAGCTGCGATGACAGCACATTGCCCAACAGCTCCATCCCCAATAACGACAACCTTATCACCTGGTTTTACATCTGCTACACGCGCTGCATGATAGCCTGTTGGCATGACATCAGCCAGAGTCAAGAGAGACTTGAGCATATCTTCTGTGTAGTCAGACGGTTGTCCAGGGATTTTAACAAGTGCCCAATTGGCATAGTGGAAGCGGAGATATTCAGCTTGGAAATTCCCTCCTAGATTATTTCCGATATGATTGTCACAGGAACCATCAAATCCAGCACGACAGGCATCACATTCCCCACAACCATGAGTAAATGGCACAATCACAAAATCACCGGGCTTGACCGTGGTAATGGCTTCTCCAGTTTCTTCAACGATTCCGATCGCTTCGTGTCCACTATTTTTATGTCCCGCTTTAATATCTGGATTGCGGTAACTCCATAGGTCTGAACCACAAACGCAAGCACGAACTACGCGGATAATCACATCAT carries:
- a CDS encoding zinc-binding dehydrogenase; this encodes MKSAVYKKAGQVGIEEVKRPSIQEADDVIIRVVRACVCGSDLWSYRNPDIKAGHKNSGHEAIGIVEETGEAITTVKPGDFVIVPFTHGCGECDACRAGFDGSCDNHIGNNLGGNFQAEYLRFHYANWALVKIPGQPSDYTEDMLKSLLTLADVMPTGYHAARVADVKPGDKVVVIGDGAVGQCAVIAAKMRGASQIILMSRHEDRQKMALESGATAVVAERGEEGIAKVREILGGGADAALECVGTEAAVEQALGVLHNGGRMGFVGVPHYKNRALGSTFMQNISVAGGAASATTYDKQFLLKAVLDGDINPGRVFTSSYKLEDIDKAYKAMDERKTIKSMIVMD